gtccacagtaatatgtgaacccatcttcaaaatgctgaggaaagatgctgagacaagttggaccgaggattgtcagaaagctttcgacaagatcaaggaatacctgtccacaccgccagttctggtcccgccagaactaggaTTACCATTGTTGCTTTATCTATCCATGTTAGATGGAGCCTTTGGATGTGTTTTAgggcaacatgatgagacaggaggaaaggagcaagccatatattacctgagtaagaaattcagaccttatgaagcacggtattctctgctcgaacgcacttgctgtgctttgacctggacagcccagAAGTTAAGgaattacttctgtgcctacactatatacctcatatccaggatggatcctctgaagtacatatttcaggaGCCCATGGCTACTGGGAAGTTgactaaatggcagatactactaagtgagtttgacatcgtctatgtaactcaaaaggcagtcaagggacaagaattggcagatcacctcgctGAGAATCcaatgggaggagaatacgaacccttgaaaacgtattttctaGATGAAGAAATATCATTCGTGGGAAAAGACATTAcggaagcatatgacggttggaggatgttctttgacggagccgcaaatttAAAGgggtgggcattggagcagttttggtgttagaaatgggtcagcattatcctgtatctgctaaactcagatttctctgcaccaacaacatggcagaatatgaagcctgcatactagggctcaacatggcagtcgacatgaacatttaggAGTTGTTGGTGATCGGCGATTCGAATTCGCTTGTGCACCAGgtgcaaggagaatgggctaccaagaattccaatatatttccatatctgcacaatgtgcaggaattaaaaaggatgtttacaaagatagaattccgacatgtgcccagaattcagaacgaGTTCGCCGACGCATTAGCcaccttgtcatcaatgatacagcatccagataaaaactatattgatcccatcccggtgaggatccataatcagccggtatattgtgctcatgttgaggaagaagccgatgtaaagccttggttccatgacatcaaggagtacctatcaaaagaagaatacccggagcatgcaaatcacattcaGAAAGAGGTTGTCAAATCATTTCTTCCACAGCAGAGGAAATTTGTACTGAAGAACTccggatttgggtttactaaggtgtgtcgacgcaaaggaagcttccaaGTTATTTGAGGACGTACATGCTGGGACATGTGGTCCGCATATAAATGGCTTCgttctggccaagaagatactcagggcaggttacttttggatgaccatggagaaggattgtattcagtatgtccgcaaatgctttcaatgtcaagtacatcccaatatgataaaagtgccaccaaacgagctcaatacaacaagctcgccttggccattcgccgcctggggaatggatgttattggtccaattgagcccactgcttcaaatggacaccggtttattctggtagccattgattacttcatgAAATGGGTAGAAGATGCATCATACAAAGCTGTAACCAGGAAAGTCATcgtagattttgtcaaggatcgtattgtctacCGATTCGGAGTTCCGGAATCCATTATCACTGACAATGCTTCCAACCTCAATAGTAACCTAAtaaaagctatatgtgaaaccttcaaaatcaagcaaaagaATTCCAccgcctatagacctcagatgaatggagccgtagaagccgccaacaaaaatttaagaagatactaaggaaaatggtagagaatcacaagcagttgcatgaaaagttaccctttgctctattagggtaccgcaccacagttcgcatGTCAACCGAAGAAACCCCCCTACATGTTGttttatggtaccgaggcggtcatcccagccgaggtagagattccttctttaagagtcatacaggaagctgaactcagcaatACCGAATAGGTAAGAAGTTGCTATGAACAATTGGaattatcgatggaaagaggatgaacgcagtatgccACGTCCAATTCTATtagaatagaatgtctagagctttcaacaaaagggtcaaaccaaggcagttCGCACCAGGAccgctggtattgaagaagatttttccacaccaagatgaagccagAGGGAAactctctcccaactggcaaggtccgtgtATAGTTCACAGAGTACTAACAGAAAGAGCACTcgtacttgtagaaatggatggagagatctggccaaaaccaatcaattcagacgcagtcaagagatactatcttagattatttcatattttcctttctaatgtaattgaactacgcttgacctgattcccgtttaagaggggatacgtaggcagccttatgggtttggtcatatcataataaaattttcattttctccaaaatcagaactggggcagaattttgaggagggtccttaAAATTCCGGAGTAAGTCCAGCCAGCGCCATCACATGCTAGGAAGCCAGTCATCAGTCaagaactggggtagaattttgagaaggattcccAAATTCTAAAGATGATTAAGCAAGGCCCGCCATTCGTAAATGGTTAAAAATgatctaccaaactggggaagaattttgaggaggaccctcaaaattccaacataactgagctgcaatgcctttgaaatgtgtcacggtcgctagttcatcaaaagttacttgatatatcaatacgcttcCAAAATAATTCCATTATATTATCAATGAATGCATATTttcgaaattctattttattataACAGTCAGGTGCTACCTAAAGGAACTCAAAAGGGGCTTCCAGAACGGGGCGAGGCAAGACCAAcagacgaagcaagaaccaatCTCCCCTCATGAAACTCACGacttttctttgaacgcaggcacatttgatGATAGCATTCGTACACAAAGAaaattcaccatccatccggCCATTAGATGCTGAGATTATCCTAGCTAAGATATACTCTACCCTTATCTGCTATTTTctctctgcatgagtctaatctctgactccacatttgcatgggactaagccctgttcGAATCctacatgagtctaagccctgactccatatttgcatgagtctaagccttgactccacatttgcatgagtctaatccttgactccatatttgcatgagtctaatctctaacTTCACATTTGTATGGGACTAAGACCTGTCCCTAATCATGCATGAATCTAAGCCctgactctatatttgcatgagtctaagccttgactccacatttgcatgagtctaatccttgactccatatttgcatgagtttaagcccctgactccacatttccacgagtctaatccttgactttatatttgcatgagtctaagccctgactccatattttcatgagtccaaaccttgactccacatttgcatgagtctaatccttgactccatattttcaTGGGATCAAGCTTTGTCttgaatcttgcatgaggctaagccctgcctccattttgcataagtctatgcattgccttccattttgcatgggactaagccctgtcttgaatcttgcatgaggctaagctctacctccatatttgcataaggttaagcgctgccttctctttgcatgagactaagctctgtctctaatcttgcatgagtctaattcctgactccatatttgcatgaggttgatccttgcctccatacatgCATGAGTCTAAACCCTGactccgtatttgcatgaggctaatacttgcatcccaatttgcataaggctaatcctttcctccccactcgcatgggactaagcactttCCCACATTGCaccaatattgctctattttctaCTACTATCTACCTGTTTTTCAattgggctgagctctgccctcTGCTTCGCAAGACTAAaccttgtcttgttacatcatattattgcatatcatgggctgaaatattgccgatctatccaaaggcatcatagtctaaaggcaccatcctcatagcctgaagacactatgtcatggcctgaggatctctcaaattagcatatcattattcaaaggagtCATGGTTCAAAGGCACCATTTTTatggcccaagaacatcattttATATCCTGCGAATCTCTCATtaaaacaattcatggcccaggacatcatggtctaaggacgtcatctttaaccgtccgaagacaaccttcatggtccaaaggatatttgcatcatgtttaaatttttgctaATATGATtatagcatcttttatctgcaggtaaccagtaagcaaccgctatcctagcaagatctatctcgctccagttccctccaaccgtCCCGATCATAGCCACTTCCACATCTCGTGTCCATTCTTGTAGTAgcttcatcggcatactccgcaggtgaatccagaactacacatggaccgattcttgtaaaaccaaggatatgtaggcaactagGAAACCGGAGctcggcctctgtctttcaaaatatcccattcggtcaaaattggccatcatttctttacccgaaaactcgttcatccttcccgggtaaagaggggcagctgttgatacccaattttttcctatatgtTTTGATATACATAAaagccttcaaaatagcatatatatgcatacataagcatgcccaaggtttttattatttttcccataattttaagggtttaaattaatttattttctcccctttttatccataaaatcccaataattatttccgaaattattgttttgataattcatttattggatttctatatttatgccaaaatatggctaatgtaatttttatgtgttttcacaattacatttagtattttaaaaagctaaattgcatataatagtaatgttagcccatttttagATATAATTATGTTTATATGCACAAAATTGGATCctctatttttaaattgttaattatgtattttaaatcattttggtaccttaatttattttccagaaattacctactattttttataaattaaataggagaaaattggctatttaaataacagccaaatttggctttcaattatatcCAAAATTTGACCCATTTTTAGCCCAATTTCACACCCAAATCACCCGACCCATACCTTATTAATccttacccaaacccggaacccacctgCCCATTTTAATcatgaccgttgatctcccaaatcaacggtccaaataattcctttcctttttaattttcgAACGACCCTTAACCCTAAGTCACTTTTCCTAAGGTTCCGCCTTAAGATGCTCTCTCATCTCCActcttctctcaaacctaacACTAGACTTCTCCACTCACCTTCTTCTCCGGTTATCTCCGGTGACTATCTCTCAAACCCCAAGCCTCAAATGGTCACTCTCATCACCTTGCGCATCATCTCTAAGGCATTCAAGGGTCCTGGGCCATGTCGATTCAGACCTAGGGTTCCTGATTCTATTGTTCGAGGCTTCTCTGGTgcgattttgggcaaaatcacaccatgtgTGTTACGATTTATGAAGTTACAACATGTTCTTTTGATTTCTACCTAGGTTTCCTTTTAAACCCCTAACTCTCTTCTGGATCTCTCAGATCTGTGTTATTTTCATACTTTAAACCtgtttccttctatgatttgcttATTTTCGAGCTTTGTTCTGAAAGATCCTCTAGTCTAAACCGTTCTTACTTTCAAtgaaaactagggttttctcGGAGTTATTTCTATACCGGTTTCAACTGGTTTCTTTATTATTAAACCATTTTTCCTCGTTTATCTTGATGGATTCTATGTTCCTGTtgctttttaactcaactctgttaaaagccctaatttttacaagattttctttacttgtttctgtgtgttagcctgattttctttacttgtttctgtatGTTCGCATGATTTTCTTACTTTGTTTCTGTGTGTGAGCATGATTTTCTTCACTTTGGTTCCGTTTATTAGCATGATTCTCTTCACCTAGGCTATGTTTGTTAGCATAACTTTCTTTGCCTTAGTCTTGTTAATTTCTCgtggtcaccatgcttcgaatatgtcCTGCTGAATCTCTAGCCTACTTACATCACCTCTATATGACTGTGCTTGCTCATCTCATATTTCTTTCTGCCTATATAATTGACCTTGTTTTGTTTGCTATTTctgttcattcgtctctatttatatgttgaaacacACAGAATCATGACCCttcatgattgattctgattttccttaactgttggtaattgaaagattttccttcaaGGCCCTAAAATTCTACTTGTCtgtttgaattcactgattttattaccttatttactGTGATACTTGgttttacttagtctttccttaattgggtctttctgaatttggtcctaattgactactttaTGCCTAATGGACTCATGGCTCCTTTCCTTGTTTAATTATGCACTAATTCCTCCTTTCCCCCTTATATGGTACTGAATCTTTCCGTTTGACCTTGATTCCCCTAactcaaggaagtacttccttgattctctaagtGATTGATTATGAGTTCTTAAATTAGTATACTGCTAtattttttaccttatttcactacctactttcaactataaataccctaagtctttcacAAACGATACACACTTGGCTTCCAAAAAACCCCTCTCTTATTTAAAATCTCTTTGTTATTCTATTACTattagtcggctgcaagccaaggctaatcatttgtgctctttggttctttcattctgcttacttctatcttcactggtatgtcctagtttaatttacaaccacaacaacaacatatttcttttcttgtttcggtttcttttatttctagtctgcttttacttatggttttgttgtggAATTTGTAGCTAAACATACTAGTATAACTCCCCTCCCTTTAAGCTATGTATTcccttgtgtgattcaagcatgtATGGACAATTGTTTTCCTTTACCTACTGTGCACTTACCattttgtgaatcccaaatccctattcCCCTATAAGTGTTTATGTTCCTCGTGAATAGTTTGTGATTATGCTAGTGTCAAgctatctctgagcatgtccataccagtcctaatactcctgctggggacatgtgtctgcaggcaatgtctgtgtatccccaaaccccttaACCCATGTGTGATTACTGAATATATTTAGATTCTGTGAACTTGCTGGGTGTGGTCTTATCCTAAAGTGTTTGAACTCTGTTTACTACTCCAACCTCTTTCAAACAACCGTTATtgctttactaattgctttcaaaacagaCCTTTAAGTCCAGTCTTTAATAAACGtctttcaaacatgtgtcctacactttcactctactcttagttaataagttctgccccctctagtatgtgtactgccttgggatcctctagAGAACCCTTGGAACTCTAGCACACTGAGGCTGGCTTTCCAAACTACACCGGTTCAATGCTTtgctactaagtctaggtgtaagcattgtctggggtccttgagacccttagggaactttgatgcacctagaccctAATTTGTCTGTGGAAATGAGGTTTGAAAGACCATTAGAGGCTTTAGGAAACTTGGGCCTgattgcaggctccctatagaatagcttcttagttttctatttcatttatgtaattcatttgttggcctCTAATATTTTataaacagatatttggggtaaTTTAGTAAAAGGGGTGGGTGAATGTAtactttgtggggtaatatgggtagaaatccttCTCTTAGGATTTTACTTTCAAATATGTCTGCTTTACTCAATGGAAAACATGTTCATAGGGTGTGACTCTTGTTGAATCTAATTTCATTTTGCATAATAGACATCATATCTATAGATTttcacttttaatgtcatttgcatcagatataaaccatgttcataaatcctacatttgtcatgttagaaaccatgtttccaggttccaagccatcatgttttaaatcaattcaagtatagataccatgcctataggacataaTTCCGATTCGATAAGTTACTGCAAATTGCCTAAAACCAGTAACacgcctagataccatgcctatagggacttCTACTCGCAATTATGTTTGGTAATCTAATTAGCATAATGAGTCGATTTTATCTCACCTAGTTTACTTCTTAAAACTGGCATTGTCAAGCGATAACTCTCTAAAACCAGTCCTTTCATAATTGCTTTAATCCCGTTAGATATTCCGCCTCTAGGTATTAAAAGGTTCTATTTTGAAAACTTGTctgtttctgcattaacatagaCACAGTTCTTCATATAgacaagccttagggcattttcaaaacttgcattTCTCTAAAGCTGTTTCTATCACTTGACGTCTCTGAATTCTAATAAGCTTTTAAAGAGGAGGTCCTAGGCAGCTAATAATGTTATGACTTCTGTATCTGAAAGTGGTTTATTTCGGcataatcacttagaaatccttcttTAGGACCTTGATTACTAAAGACCTTACTTGTGGTTGAGTCGTGTTACATGCATGCTTGTTTGCGGAGGAAACTATGAGCCTTTTACTTGCTCTCATTATGTTAAAGTCCTAGATGCTTTTTGACTATCGCCTTTAGAGTtttgcctttaaaaccttaggggtacatCTAGAACGACCTATAGGTAAAGGTCCCAACTCCCTtcgggactattaagaagggatgggtagAAGCACGTAATAGGAATcaatgaccaaacactcgctttgcatgaccaataaggggataggaagggtagacatgggatatgatgactacgcattaatgtcacgtgtagcccctcattgaggagtgtttaccggacatggCGTGggatgatcctataggataaacaacctaggaccctttCTTACCCCAAATCCTCTCCTTATTTAGAACTTTGTTTGTAtaatttgttcaaacctttattaCTTGACTTGTTCATTGAGCTTTACAACTTActtgtttatatggactaatttctaaatataagttcggtcgggacccacagttgtggaccaagaggggtgcctaacaccttcccctcgaggttatttcgagcccttaccctaatctctggtaatgcaaaccaacccaagagttaattgccctaggttccctaacgcaccataatccattaggtggagactcttcaaatacccaattcccaaaaggaaaagagtcattacaccccgtgaatgtcgaaacctggaccTCCCTCCGCGAGGatgggaaaaagggggcacgacaactGCATTTCGgggtttgcggaccgcatatgagtgggtatgttctggcaaagaaaattcttcgagcagggtattactggctCACCATAGAATGAGATTGCATTAGATTTGTGCGCAAGTgccatcaatgccaggtacacaGAGACTTGatccattctccaccatctgagttGCATATAATGTCCGCACtgtggccctttgttgcttggggcatggatgtcattggaccaattgagcccaCAGCATCAAAcgagcacaggttcattctggtgtccatcgattatttcactaagtgggttgaagctaagactttcaaatctgtgaccaagaaggcagtggtcaattttgttcattcaaatatcatttgtcagttcggaatccaaaggtaatcatcacggataatggtgctaatcttaacagtcaattgatgaaagaagtatgccaATAGTTCAGGATTACGCATCGGAATTCCACTccgtatcgccccaaggcaaatggagctattgaggcggccaacaagaacataaagaagatacttcggaaaatggtgcaaggttccaggcaatggcatgaaaagtttccATTTgctttgctgggttatcgcactattgttcGCACTTCAGAAGGtgaaactccttatttgttagtatatggtactgaagcagtgatacctgcggaagttgaaatgacatcccttcggattgttgttgaagtcgaaattgatgatgatgagtgggtcaaaacccgtttggagcaattaagtctgattgacgaGAAAAGACTGGCAGCAACGTGTCATGGCTAGTTGTATCAAAacagaatggcaagagcatacaacaagaaggtgagtccccggaaatttgaagtgggtcagcaagtattgaaacatatccttccacatcaggctgaagcgaaaggcaatttcgccccaaattggcaggggccgttcattgtaacaagagtgttgtccaatggtgctttgtatttaacagatatagaaggcaaatgtgtagatacggctatcaattctaatgcggtcaagagatattatgtatgatttctttggtttgtctaattgttgtttatacttggcatgttttgaagattggaatgacgaaggcaatttattctgctatctaaacactttatcctttgttacccctttgagccttatttattttctttcatacccctcttttggaattagtagCAAAGTTCATAAACACGGATACAAAAggcaaataaagaagaaaaattggGGTAAAAACGAAATTGAAAAGtaagcaaagcaaaagaaagagaaaaggagaagaaaagaaaaaaaggaaaagaagaagaaaagataaagaaaagaaagacaagTAACAAAAAACAACGCAATtcttatgtcatgaactacgtttgatctgattccttttaaggatacgtaggcagcctcacggttcggtctcatcaaaataaaattcaaaagcccccaagcaaagaaactggggtagaagtcgCGGTTTcataaaagatctgattccaaaagttgtaattttgaaccaattcaagttgttttgagcctttatgatatcctttctttctaaaccatatccaaaagcctacattacggtccaaagaaagactttcCGATCAATATTTAAGAGTGCCAAGTCaagagagatagaggtatgaTTCGCATCAGGGGCAACACCCCATGCTGCAAAAGGAAAATGAATAAATGAGATAgtcctattggtgaaaaccctgtCGGGCACCGTATGGCGATGGAAAGataagagaaattaaaatgagagagtcatattggtgaaaaccttcaccatgaggcgacggtgagtttagagatgaacaaatgagagaggtttgttggcgAAAACCCTTCACAAGCCGAACAAGGTTGGTGACTTTGCAAAGAGATTAGAATATGGGAATCCCGTGGCATATAGTATGACAACTTAAAGGTGATTAGCTGAACaggctgggctgattaatccaaaatgcatgtcatgatcattggtgccagccgcctcactcagataagtctcttttccctttttccctcaaacagtcatcctgttttgaattttcttctttatacctaactctcgaagtcattgcatttcatttcttttgagtTTATTTCTCTAAGGCTTTCCAATGACAGCCTTAAGCAAGTaaaaaaggatttcaaagcttactactaacttccaaattgcacaaagcaaagtgcggccaaaacataccagaaatagcatgatgcaaaatggAAAATAAGGTGTTAATGAAAGCTCAACTGGTCGAGTGGTTTGGTAATTTTGTGGAAGATACATAGTTTCAAATTGGAAGGACAGAAATGTAAAACAGCGGGTTGAGTGTAGGTCACATGGGTCATTTAGGGTCTTGTGGGTGAgattcagtcagaaagtcaaacaaTTCTTTGCCAGTCTAAGGCACTCGGTCAGAACAAAGCACAGCAGTGGaaaggccaccttcagcaagaatgccacaaactaaccaccacatctTTTTAAACTGATAAATTTTCGTTGGTTGAACAAGGGCAGGAAATTTCGTTTTTCCggaggaaccctccatgaggaaagcaTGTACTGGACAGGTTCGACCGTAGAtcttcaagaccctcctggataatgggatttagtttaaaattttcagagccctcctggataatgggattcaatttttaaagattctcaggaccctcctagataatgggacttagttgaATTCCAAGACCTTCATAAGATAACAAGATTTATCATAAGctctacctttaggaaatataagtTGGATTTGAAGTTTTCACTTTTAAGATGGGATTTAATTTCAATTGTCAgggccctcctgaataatgggatttagtttttaaattcctAGGGCTTTGgggtaacatgattcgattaacactcacagatgtgtccagataccaaactggggtagaaatctttcttttattttgtctattttactgtaatcaggcgcccacctagagaacaagggaatatagttcagttttttggtaatcaggtgcctacctggagaacaaaggaatacagttcgagttcttggtaatcaggagcccacctggagaacaaaggaatacaaatcaagttttggtaatcaggcgcccacctggagaacaagggaatacagttcgagttttggtaatcaggcacccacctggagaacaagggaatacaattcaagttcttggtaatcaggcgcccacctggagaacaagggaatatagtttgagttttggtaatcaggcgcccacctggagaacaagggaatacagttcgagttttggtaatcaggaacccacctggagaacaagggaatacaattcaagtttttagtaatcaggcgcctacctagagaataagggaatacagttcgagttttggtaatcaggcacccacctggagaacaagggaatacagttcaagtttttggtaattaggcgcccacctggagagcaagggaatacagttcgaattttttgtaatcaagcgcccacctggagaacaa
This genomic stretch from Nicotiana sylvestris chromosome 9, ASM39365v2, whole genome shotgun sequence harbors:
- the LOC138877579 gene encoding uncharacterized protein codes for the protein MSALWPFVAWGMDVIGPIEPTASNEHRITHRNSTPYRPKANGAIEAANKNIKKILRKMVQGSRQWHEKFPFALLGYRTIVRTSEGETPYLLVYGTEAVIPAEVEMTSLRIVVEVEIDDDEWVKTRLEQLSLIDEKRLAATCHG